Proteins co-encoded in one Spirosoma endbachense genomic window:
- a CDS encoding TonB-dependent receptor plug domain-containing protein, with protein sequence MMSKIITLLSACLAVSCLPALGQETPPSSTARSLQLDAVTVTANKIEQKLSQTGKVVTVLSDSVLQRYATQSVSELLSRQAGLQIVGSNGPLGTNPDIYLRGASAGNTLILLDGLPVYDPSGTANTFDLNLLTVGECDRIEILRGAQSTSYGSDAVAGVINIFTKRAGSNAVGNKPVGVTASVNYGTYNTFRGTVGVSGQTSRLSYNVQYTRLSSDGFSAATDRTGNQNFDNDGYKQNALLANLTLQLTSRLSWKLQGMTTGYTADIDNGAFADEKDYTYKNQFKRLATGLEYKHKHGRLMINYGLSDSRRTYKNDSTKVEPGASERYSSQEYGGIAHFAEIYHNLKLSSWGELLTGADYRFSNTDQSYLSVSSFGPYQSPPIGADTARIGQVGVYATGILTPYQGLSVELGGRYNRNSLYGNVFTYSFNPSYLISDRIKVFVNLSSGFRAPTLYQLFSPYGNKALRPEHSWSTEVGVQLFTRSRNAWVRAAYFDRQIKDVLFFESLNSAPYGRYINFDRQHDHGLEVEAQTELNKLTLTGNVMLLTGEVKTKVAGRDTTYNNLFRRPKTQVNLTVGYRFIPKLFVSATIRSIGERTDRFYNSETFNTDNITLAAYTTVDLYAEGKLTPLLRLYADVRNVFDQTYYDIYGYNTRRRNASVGVRFTW encoded by the coding sequence ATGATGAGCAAAATCATTACTTTATTATCGGCCTGTCTGGCCGTATCCTGTCTGCCTGCATTGGGTCAGGAAACACCTCCATCGTCTACAGCGCGGTCGCTTCAGTTGGATGCCGTAACGGTTACGGCCAACAAGATCGAGCAAAAACTCTCGCAAACCGGTAAAGTCGTTACGGTATTGTCAGATTCGGTGCTACAACGTTACGCCACGCAATCGGTTAGTGAACTGCTCTCCCGGCAGGCCGGTCTCCAAATTGTGGGTTCTAATGGTCCATTAGGCACCAATCCTGACATTTATCTGCGGGGCGCTTCGGCCGGGAATACGCTGATTCTGTTGGATGGCCTGCCCGTTTATGACCCGTCCGGAACAGCCAACACATTTGACCTGAATCTGCTTACGGTTGGAGAATGCGACCGGATCGAAATTCTACGGGGAGCGCAGTCAACCAGTTATGGGTCCGATGCGGTGGCTGGTGTAATCAATATTTTCACGAAACGGGCAGGTAGCAATGCCGTTGGCAACAAACCGGTTGGCGTAACGGCTTCGGTCAATTACGGGACGTATAATACCTTCCGGGGAACGGTTGGCGTGAGCGGTCAGACAAGCCGACTTTCCTATAACGTCCAATACACGCGGCTGTCTTCAGACGGGTTTTCGGCGGCTACCGACCGTACTGGTAATCAGAATTTTGACAACGACGGCTATAAACAGAATGCGCTACTGGCCAATCTGACCCTACAATTGACATCGCGCCTGAGCTGGAAATTACAGGGCATGACAACGGGCTATACGGCCGACATTGACAATGGTGCTTTCGCCGACGAAAAAGATTATACCTATAAGAACCAGTTTAAGCGATTGGCTACTGGTCTGGAATATAAACACAAACATGGCCGATTGATGATCAATTATGGCCTTAGCGACAGTCGCCGAACGTATAAAAACGATTCAACAAAAGTTGAGCCGGGCGCTTCTGAACGCTATTCATCCCAGGAGTATGGTGGTATTGCCCATTTTGCCGAGATCTATCATAACCTCAAACTGAGTTCCTGGGGCGAATTGCTGACCGGGGCCGATTATCGCTTCAGCAATACGGATCAAAGCTACTTGTCGGTCAGCTCGTTTGGGCCGTATCAGTCGCCCCCTATCGGAGCCGACACCGCCCGGATCGGGCAGGTAGGCGTCTATGCTACGGGAATTCTGACACCTTACCAGGGTTTATCCGTTGAATTAGGGGGTCGATATAACCGCAATTCGCTGTATGGCAACGTATTTACCTATTCCTTCAATCCGTCGTACCTGATTTCTGACCGGATTAAAGTATTTGTCAACCTGTCATCCGGTTTCCGGGCTCCAACGTTATATCAGTTGTTTTCGCCCTATGGCAACAAAGCGCTTCGTCCCGAACATAGCTGGTCAACGGAAGTGGGCGTTCAGCTATTTACCCGTAGCCGAAACGCCTGGGTACGTGCTGCCTATTTCGACCGGCAGATTAAGGACGTCCTGTTCTTTGAATCGCTGAATTCAGCTCCGTACGGTCGATACATTAACTTCGACCGCCAGCATGATCATGGTTTGGAAGTAGAAGCGCAAACCGAACTGAATAAACTGACGCTAACAGGGAACGTTATGCTGCTCACAGGCGAGGTGAAGACGAAGGTGGCGGGTCGCGATACAACGTACAATAACCTGTTCCGGCGCCCGAAAACGCAGGTAAATCTAACCGTAGGCTACCGTTTTATTCCGAAACTGTTCGTTTCGGCAACAATTCGGTCGATAGGAGAACGTACCGATCGTTTCTACAACAGCGAAACATTCAATACCGACAATATAACGCTTGCCGCTTATACAACGGTCGATCTCTATGCGGAAGGGAAACTTACCCCACTGTTGCGCTTGTATGCCGACGTTCGTAATGTATTTGACCAAACGTATTACGATATTTACGGCTACAATACCCGCCGTCGAAACGCCAGCGTTGGCGTCCGCTTTACCTGGTAA
- a CDS encoding ABC transporter substrate-binding protein, protein MKACSFLPAATQMVYDMGLQDLLYGVTFECPEPSRAENEILVRCVLEGHDYSSEEIDRIFSASKAEGRSLYYVEEEKLHQIAPDVIFTQDVCEVCQIDTKCTQAVLDRLPNMPNVVALTPQSLTDVFDTAITIASALGHEEAAYTYLQGLRTRIDAVIDRLRAKRVLPKRVMVMEWMAPIYNCGHWIPHQIAYAGGIDMLGNPSGDSIVTSWEKVRRYDPEVLVIAPCGFTTERTLQELPLLEKQPGWHSLRAVANQAVYIADYDLFTQPSAATLVDGIELLAACFHPDIFAIPAALESKVYDLYASKTGVPASGYGRSTER, encoded by the coding sequence ATGAAAGCTTGTTCTTTTCTGCCCGCAGCTACGCAGATGGTCTATGACATGGGCCTACAGGATTTGCTGTATGGGGTTACGTTTGAATGCCCGGAGCCCTCTCGCGCCGAAAACGAAATTTTAGTACGATGCGTACTGGAAGGTCACGATTACAGTAGTGAAGAGATCGACCGGATTTTTTCAGCCTCAAAAGCTGAGGGAAGAAGCCTCTATTACGTTGAAGAAGAGAAACTGCATCAGATCGCTCCCGATGTAATTTTCACGCAGGACGTCTGCGAGGTGTGCCAGATCGATACGAAATGCACGCAGGCGGTACTTGACCGCTTGCCCAACATGCCCAACGTTGTCGCTTTGACTCCTCAAAGTCTCACCGATGTATTCGATACCGCGATAACAATTGCATCGGCGCTAGGCCACGAAGAAGCGGCTTACACCTATCTGCAAGGGCTGCGCACCCGAATTGACGCTGTCATTGACCGACTGCGGGCAAAGCGGGTGTTGCCCAAACGGGTGATGGTTATGGAATGGATGGCGCCAATCTACAACTGTGGCCACTGGATTCCGCATCAGATTGCGTATGCGGGTGGCATCGATATGCTGGGTAATCCATCGGGTGATAGCATCGTTACATCCTGGGAAAAAGTACGCCGGTATGATCCGGAAGTACTGGTAATTGCTCCGTGTGGCTTCACCACAGAACGCACCCTACAGGAGTTACCCTTACTTGAGAAACAACCCGGCTGGCATAGCTTACGAGCCGTAGCCAATCAAGCGGTTTACATTGCCGACTATGATTTATTCACCCAGCCTTCAGCGGCAACGCTAGTGGATGGTATCGAACTGCTGGCAGCTTGCTTCCACCCTGATATATTCGCTATTCCGGCTGCTTTAGAATCAAAAGTTTATGACTTATATGCCTCCAAGACAGGCGTACCTGCATCTGGTTACGGGCGGAGCACGGAGCGGTAA
- a CDS encoding DUF6580 family putative transport protein → MKQQLNPRFTVLLLFIVLAAVLRIANSAQCLPLANFTPIGAMALFGGSYFKNYWKAFGLPLITLFLSDLVINVVLYNGQFGIMYNGWYWIYGIFALIVWYGKVLLQKVSVKNVLIAALIGSVSHWLLADTSVWLAGGLDMRTNLPLSRDFAGWLQCIAQGFPYMRNFLAGTLAYSALFFGAFEWLQTRYPKLAIA, encoded by the coding sequence ATGAAGCAACAACTTAATCCTCGTTTTACAGTATTACTGCTGTTCATTGTGCTGGCGGCCGTTCTTCGGATTGCCAACTCGGCGCAGTGCTTACCGCTGGCTAACTTTACGCCCATTGGCGCGATGGCGCTCTTTGGTGGATCGTATTTCAAAAATTACTGGAAAGCATTCGGTCTACCGTTGATAACGTTGTTTCTGAGCGATCTGGTCATCAATGTGGTACTCTACAACGGGCAGTTCGGTATAATGTATAATGGCTGGTACTGGATTTATGGCATTTTTGCCCTGATCGTTTGGTATGGCAAGGTATTGCTGCAAAAAGTGTCGGTTAAGAATGTGCTTATAGCCGCCCTGATCGGGTCCGTGTCGCACTGGCTCCTGGCCGACACCAGCGTTTGGCTGGCCGGTGGTCTGGATATGCGCACCAACCTGCCCCTATCGCGCGACTTCGCCGGTTGGTTGCAATGCATTGCACAAGGTTTTCCGTACATGCGTAATTTTCTGGCCGGTACTTTAGCCTATAGTGCCCTATTCTTCGGCGCATTCGAATGGCTACAAACACGCTACCCCAAACTGGCAATAGCCTGA
- the cobU gene encoding bifunctional adenosylcobinamide kinase/adenosylcobinamide-phosphate guanylyltransferase, translating to MPPRQAYLHLVTGGARSGKSRYAQQLAREWSPTPVYVATARIWDDEFAERVSHHKQDRGPEWTVFEELRQVSQLPISGQTVVIDCVTLWLTNFFGDTKSDVTESLRLFQKEVDELVKLPGRFIIVTNELGMGVHAETAIGRAFTDLQGWANQYVASQADAVTLMVSGLPLPVKTPVL from the coding sequence ATGCCTCCAAGACAGGCGTACCTGCATCTGGTTACGGGCGGAGCACGGAGCGGTAAAAGCCGATATGCACAGCAACTGGCCCGCGAATGGAGTCCGACACCGGTTTACGTAGCAACGGCCAGGATATGGGACGATGAGTTTGCGGAGCGGGTATCGCATCATAAGCAGGATCGTGGCCCGGAATGGACCGTCTTTGAAGAGCTTCGCCAGGTCAGTCAGCTTCCTATCTCTGGTCAGACGGTCGTTATTGACTGTGTGACGCTCTGGCTGACTAACTTTTTTGGCGATACAAAAAGCGATGTTACCGAGTCATTGAGGCTCTTTCAAAAAGAGGTTGACGAACTGGTGAAGCTACCAGGTCGGTTTATTATCGTCACCAATGAGCTAGGCATGGGCGTACACGCCGAAACGGCTATAGGTCGAGCATTCACCGACCTACAGGGGTGGGCGAATCAGTACGTAGCCAGCCAGGCTGATGCCGTTACGCTCATGGTTAGCGGGTTGCCTCTACCTGTCAAAACACCTGTTTTATGA